A part of Indicator indicator isolate 239-I01 unplaced genomic scaffold, UM_Iind_1.1 iindUn_scaffold_214, whole genome shotgun sequence genomic DNA contains:
- the LOC128980495 gene encoding uncharacterized protein LOC128980495, whose amino-acid sequence MWVTGEPVLADDGGTGASGDGGARGEWGLRTGGGTGRRGVRALGAQGRDGTHVRRRRRGGARWGAGGGAGGGDGRTIATGGDGGAGGARAGGRRGDAGVACTGAGRCRAVRVRTDAAAGWGRGSRGGLRTAGGGGTGGGEHACYDWGGGTDAKRGTGTYGGNGVTRTGHAILAYGVGGWPAGTGGVRRDAAGTGRARGGSGTLLRTARAWTTKNGPCTTARGTGADAGAGTGVGICTPGVWRRGNAYALGTITGKEGPILGRITGGGRGNGLVRPGGIKERYGIRATATYGYVGGGRRVGGRRAGYYGTRDACRVRAWSGGGACDDAGRLRGVRRGSAAGARDDGGIARWAGIGANHPAGGGGQAGGRLVCNARRTARATATDTNGRGGTRVVRRAWRVARGVRGHTRGWAGARAGRGGAYISRDGGFCYGLYGWDARVGGGGGPRRRRGTLTGRTGGGTRLEGAGGRRGTTGAVR is encoded by the exons aTGTGGGTAACGGG GGAACCGGTACTCGCCGACGACGGGGGGACGGGGGCGAGCGGCGACGGGGGCGCGCGGGGCGAGTGGGGTTTACGTACGGGCGGCGGAACGGGGCGACGCGGGGTCCGGGCGCTAGGGGCACAAGGGCGTGACGGCACGCACGTACGACGCCGACGACGGGGGGGGGCTaggtggggggcggggggaggagcGGGCGGCGGGGACGGGAGGACAATCGCGACGGGGGGCGACGGTGGCGCGGGCGGGgcgcgggcgggcgggcggAGGGGGGACGCGGGCGTCGCGTGCACGGGCGCGGGACGCTGTCGGGCGGTACGGGTACGGACGGACGCTGCGGCGGGGTGGGGACGGGGCTCGCGGGGGGGGCTACGTACGGCGGGGGGGGGCGggacgggggggggggagcacgCCTGCTacgactgggggggggggacggACGCGAAACGGGGTACGGGGACGTACGGCGGGAACGGCGTTACGCGCACGGGGCACGCTATTCTAGCGTACGGTGTGGGCGGCTGGCCGGCGGGTACCGGTGGGGTACGGCGCGACGCGGCGGGGACGGGACGGGCGCGGGGGGGCTCGGGTACGCTGCTACGGACGGCGAGGGCGTGGACGACGAAAAACGGCCCATGCACGACCGCGCGCGGCACGGGGGCCGACGCGGGCGCGGGTACGGGGGTTGGGATCTGCACGCCGGGGGTGTGGAGACGGGGGAACGCGTACGCGCTCGGGACGATTACGGGCAAGGAGGGGCCTATCTTGGGGCGGATTacggggggggggcgggggaacGGTCTGGTACGGCCCGGGGGGATTAAGGAGCGGTACGGCATACGGGCGACCGCTACGTACGGCTACGTGGGAGGGGGGCGTCGCGTGGGGGGGCGGCGGGCGGGTTATTACGGGACGCGGGACGCGTGCCGGGTACGCGCTTGGTCGGGGGGGGGCGCGTGCGACGACGCGGGACGGCTACGGGGGGTACGGCGGGGGAGCGCTGCGGGGGCGCGGGACGACGGCGGGATCGCGCGGTGGGCGGGGATCGGCGCGAACCACCcggccggggggggggggcaggctgGGGGGCGGCTGGTCTGCAACGCTCGACGAACGGCGCGGGCTACGGCTACGGATACGAACGGGCGGGGCGGGACGAGGGTGGTACGGCGGGCGTGGCGCGTGGCGCGGGGGGTTCGGGGACATACCCGGGGCTGGGCGGGGGCTCGGGCCGGACGCGGGGGGGCCTATATTTCACGCGACGGGGGTTTCTGCTACGGGCTGTACGGCTGGGACGCGCgggtagggggggggggggggccaaGACGACGACGCGGGACGCTAACGGGACGGACGGGGGGCGGTACGCGGCTGGAGGGGGCCGGGGGACGGCGGGGCACGACGGGGGCGGTGCGCTAA
- the LOC128980496 gene encoding uncharacterized protein LOC128980496 has product MHSARRETGAGGTTGVTTVRSGARGGTRRGVARGHRPSCGPFWPHFVILPFPSWHALLGSAKRSRGAPGHGGDDCDDPVQYIRLGSRREAAYVTGERYVCYDGRARRDGALEDARGRGGAGSGARTGATGAGGGYGGGAGTVDGTVTDGVGYAAAVGGAGGALGYGTTVGRKRVDGRGRGGTNGDAVGTTGVGTWGGRGAATRTRVRYGGRVGRGAGRDFALALGGLGRTRWGVRCTRLTDGRYVRVGRGGHRYGRGGRNVRAWAARVNGDVGLRYGGWLGGRGGNKTGTAYGAPGARGGDGRGGGYVRGARGTGTLERTRRRGPGRTRGVAVGGRYGGVSYGGGWRRGRDDTSYVGVSVRGTGRRTGGRRLLPYGQATPTVTWTGTGRTNCGFSYGWGDGDGYGGDALVDGAGVIPGDGLRGGGGDARRGASDGRGGGRWLGDGGATGVGGGVLYGRFGGGRYGRVGGRRRRVWGGGWWTLIGGDCERCRPGLRRLLTAGRRVRTATGVLGATGPTGWTGGRRGTDGRRSTTGADDAGEDAIGGGRLVRWSNAADYGSGGGDGGTGGGDYACAGRGGATARRRRTLGSAVRTLGATDGDTSEGWAGGGTAYAAGGRRTRDGANLRGGARTYGGGLTRRGTRGRTGRGQVERHGGWDGAGPSDGRG; this is encoded by the exons TCGCGGGGCGCACCTGGACACGGGGGTGACGACTGCGACGACCCGGTACAGTACATACG CTTGGGGTCACGACGTGAAGCGGCGTACGTGACGGGGGAACGGTACGTCTGCTACGACGGACGGGCTCGACGTGACGGGGCACTGGAAGACGCACGGGGACGTGGTGGGGCGGGGTCGGGGGCGCGTACTGGAGCTACGGGCGCTGGGGGGGGATACGGGGGCGGGGCGGGCACGGTGGACGGGACGGTGACGGACGG CGTTGGCTACGCGGCGGCAgttgggggggcggggggggcacTGGGGTACGGGACGACTGTGGGGAGGAAACGGGTGGACGGACGGGGCCGGGGAGGGACGAACGGGGACGCGGTGGGTACGACGGGCGTCGGAAcgtggggggggcggggggcagCGACGCGCACGCGTGTACGATACGGCGGACGGGTCGGGCGGGGCGCGGGACGAGACTTTGCGCTGGCGCTAGGCGGACTGGGGCGTACGCGGTGGGGGGTACGGTGTACGCGCCTAACCGACGGCCGCTACGTACGGGTCGGGAGGGGGGGGCATCGGTACGGGCGGGGGGGGCGGAACGTACGCGCGTGGGCGGCGCGGGTGAACGGCGACGTGGGTCTACGCTACGGGGGCTGgctgggggggcggggggggaacAAAACTGGAACGGCGTACGGGGCGCCTGGAGCGCGGGGGGGGGACGGACGGGGCGGGGGCTACGTACGGGGGGCGCGGGGAACGGGCACACTTGAGCGGACGCGGAGGCGGGGGCCGGGGCGGACGCGCGGCGTAGCGGTGGGGGGGCGATACGGGGGGGTGAGCTACGGGGGGGGGTGGCGGCGGGGACGCGACGACACTTCCTACGTGGGCGTCTCCGTCCGGGGAACGGGACGGCGCACCGGGGGGCGACGTTTACTGCCGTACGGACAGGCGACGCCTACGGTAACGTGGACCGGTACGGGGCGGACTAACTGTGGGTTCAGCTACGGGTGGGGCGACGGGGACGGCTACGGGGGGGACGCGCTGGTCGACGGGGCTGGGGTGATACCGGGGGACGGTCTACGCGGGGGGGGGGGCGACGCTAGGCGGGGGGCGAGTGACGGGCGCGGGGGGGGACGCTGGCTGGGGGACGG GGGCGCGACGGGCGTGGGGGGGGGTGTGCTATACGGGAGGTTCGGGGGGGGACGGTACGGACGGGTCGGCGGACGGCGACGTAGGGTGTGGGGCGGCGGCTGGTGGACGCTCATTGGGGGGGACTGCGAGCGCTGTCGGCCGGGGCTACGGCGGCTGCTAACGGCTGGGCGACGGGTTCGGACGGCTACGGGGGTACTGGGGGCGACGGGGCCGACGGGTTGGACGGGGGGACGGCGCGGTACGGACGGACGACGGAGTACGACGGGGGCGGACGACGCGGGCGAGGACGCGATCGGGGGAGGGCGGCTCGTACGCTGGTCTAACGCGGCAGACTACGGATCCGGTGGGGGCGACGGCGGGACGGGGGGGGGAGATTACGCGTGTGCGGGACGGGGGGGGGCTACGGCTCGACGGCGACGTACGCTGGGTAGCGCGGTACGGACGCTGGGGGCAACGGACGGGGACACGAGCGAGGGGTGGGCGGGGGGCGGTACGGCGTACGCGGCTGGCGGGAGACGTACTCGGGACGGGGCGAACCTACGGGGGGGGGCGCGGACGTACGGGGGGGGGCTCACGCGACGGGGGACGCGGGGACGTACGGGGCGGGGGCAGGTGGAACGGCATGGGGGCTGGGACGGTGCCGGGCCGAGCGACGGGCGGGGCTGA